One segment of Pontibacter akesuensis DNA contains the following:
- a CDS encoding GNAT family N-acetyltransferase, with translation MSYLYNTLSDAPDGQLETTNLSLRPYQDGDEHDFIRLLQENLTSLDPAFSGRLARVRVLDDARSQVRQLRSEWENRRTFDFGVWRKEDKAYIGDIALKNLDRSVPKAEVGLYFTAWPATHDLAQEALGEALRFAFNSLGMNKLYLRCTSANESYGTLAESCGFLKEGVLRNDYRGADSEELVDLSYYGLTRSDFEELQQRHAQNSTAVV, from the coding sequence ATGAGCTATCTGTACAACACCTTGTCCGATGCTCCGGACGGGCAGCTGGAAACCACAAATCTATCCCTTCGCCCTTACCAGGACGGTGATGAGCACGATTTTATAAGGCTGCTACAAGAGAACCTAACCTCACTTGATCCTGCTTTTTCGGGCCGGCTGGCGCGCGTTCGTGTGCTGGATGATGCCCGCTCTCAGGTGCGCCAACTGCGCTCTGAATGGGAGAACCGCAGAACCTTCGATTTTGGCGTTTGGCGGAAGGAAGACAAGGCCTACATTGGCGACATCGCCCTGAAGAACCTGGACCGTTCTGTTCCCAAAGCTGAGGTGGGTTTATATTTTACCGCGTGGCCTGCCACCCACGATCTGGCCCAGGAGGCGCTGGGGGAGGCACTGCGGTTTGCCTTCAACTCCCTTGGTATGAACAAGCTGTACCTGCGCTGCACCAGCGCCAACGAGAGCTACGGCACACTGGCTGAAAGCTGCGGTTTTCTGAAAGAGGGGGTGCTGCGCAATGATTACCGCGGCGCCGATTCCGAGGAACTCGTTGACTTAAGCTACTACGGCCTTACCCGTTCTGATTTCGAGGAGCTGCAGCAGCGGCATGCACAAAACTCCACTGCCGTAGTTTAA
- a CDS encoding peptidylprolyl isomerase: MRNIHHFAKSAFALLCLVFTTASAFAQAPTQAKVDGIIAKVNSNVILRSDLEFGYLQYLSQSKQQPSEDLKCQIFTSLLQDKLLLARAQVDSVIVEDAMVTNELNQRIEYLASQVGGTERLEQYYNKSLKQLRDELRRTVRDQMIMEKMQREITSKVTVTPKEIKKYFNAIPKDSLPYFSSEVEIGQIVAFAEIGKEQKQEARQKLEELRKRILAGEDFAKLATQFSQDPGSAQAGGELGFFKKKELVPEYEAAALRLEPGGISNIVESQYGFHLIQLIERRGQEFNTRHILIKPATATVDIAAAAVELDSIRTMIMNDSISFAKAAKEYSDDKATKDNGGMLTSRATGSTYTPMDQVDPAIFFVIDTMQVGEISKPIPYTTPDGKEAMRIIYLKSKSKPHLANLQDDYQKIANAALSEKRSKAVNEWFRKNVDTVYIDIDPEYEQCGGLKLTQ, from the coding sequence TTGAGAAATATTCATCATTTTGCCAAATCGGCCTTTGCGTTACTTTGCCTTGTTTTCACTACTGCCTCGGCCTTTGCACAAGCGCCCACTCAGGCGAAAGTAGACGGCATTATAGCCAAAGTAAACAGCAACGTAATCCTGCGCTCCGACCTGGAGTTCGGTTACCTGCAATACCTTTCCCAATCCAAGCAACAGCCCAGCGAAGACCTGAAGTGCCAGATTTTCACCTCGCTGCTGCAGGATAAGCTCCTGCTTGCCCGCGCCCAGGTAGACTCTGTGATTGTGGAGGATGCCATGGTTACCAACGAGCTGAACCAGCGCATTGAATATCTGGCTAGCCAGGTGGGCGGTACCGAGCGCCTGGAGCAGTACTACAACAAGAGCCTGAAACAATTACGGGATGAACTGCGCAGAACCGTGCGTGATCAGATGATCATGGAGAAGATGCAGCGGGAGATCACCAGCAAAGTAACCGTTACCCCGAAAGAGATTAAGAAGTACTTCAACGCCATCCCAAAGGATAGCTTGCCCTACTTTTCCTCAGAGGTGGAGATCGGGCAGATTGTGGCCTTTGCCGAAATAGGCAAGGAACAGAAACAGGAAGCGCGTCAGAAACTGGAAGAGCTGCGCAAGCGTATACTTGCCGGCGAGGATTTTGCGAAATTGGCGACGCAGTTTTCACAGGATCCGGGCTCTGCCCAGGCTGGCGGTGAACTTGGCTTTTTCAAGAAGAAGGAACTGGTGCCGGAGTATGAGGCGGCCGCCCTTCGTCTGGAGCCGGGCGGCATCTCCAACATTGTGGAGTCGCAGTATGGTTTCCACCTGATTCAGCTGATTGAGCGCCGTGGACAGGAGTTTAATACGCGCCACATCCTGATTAAGCCTGCCACCGCCACGGTAGACATTGCAGCAGCAGCCGTAGAGCTTGACAGCATTCGTACCATGATCATGAACGACAGCATCAGCTTTGCCAAGGCAGCCAAAGAATACTCTGATGACAAGGCGACGAAAGATAACGGCGGTATGCTGACAAGCCGCGCCACCGGATCAACCTACACGCCGATGGACCAGGTTGACCCGGCCATCTTCTTTGTTATTGATACCATGCAGGTGGGCGAGATATCAAAGCCGATCCCGTACACCACACCGGACGGAAAAGAGGCCATGCGCATTATTTACCTGAAGTCAAAGAGCAAGCCGCACCTGGCCAACCTGCAGGACGACTACCAGAAAATAGCCAACGCGGCCCTGTCCGAAAAGCGTAGCAAAGCCGTAAACGAGTGGTTCCGCAAGAACGTAGACACGGTTTATATTGACATTGACCCGGAGTACGAACAATGCGGGGGACTCAAACTAACACAATAA
- a CDS encoding AAA family ATPase, giving the protein MTQYTSDKEAADALYRSYRDLTAEISRVIVGQDEVVRLVLTAVFCQGHCLLVGVPGLAKTLLIQTIASTLDMSFNRVQFTPDLMPSDIVGAETLDSERNFNFVKGPIFSNIVLADEINRTPPKTQAALLEAMQEHAVTVAGHRYRLPEPFFVLATQNPIEQEGTYPLPEAQLDRFMFNITLGYPSYESELQIVKNTTGVAVNQLQRILHADDILAFQQLVRRVPVVDNVVEYAVQLVHKTRPNMPRASNQANQFLEWGAGPRASQHLIVGAKCNAILNGKYSPDIEDVQAVALPILRHRIVRNFKAEAEGVSVEQLIQELL; this is encoded by the coding sequence ATGACGCAGTACACCTCTGACAAAGAAGCAGCCGACGCCCTTTACCGCTCCTACCGGGACCTTACCGCTGAAATATCGCGGGTAATTGTGGGGCAGGACGAAGTAGTAAGATTAGTACTCACAGCTGTTTTTTGTCAGGGGCACTGCCTGTTGGTGGGTGTGCCGGGGCTAGCCAAAACGCTCCTTATCCAGACCATCGCCTCCACGCTCGACATGAGCTTTAACCGGGTGCAGTTTACGCCCGACCTGATGCCATCAGACATTGTTGGTGCCGAAACGCTGGACTCTGAGCGAAACTTCAACTTCGTGAAGGGCCCTATCTTCTCTAACATTGTACTGGCCGATGAGATTAACAGGACACCGCCTAAAACTCAGGCGGCCCTGCTGGAAGCCATGCAGGAGCACGCCGTGACGGTAGCCGGACATCGCTACCGGTTGCCCGAGCCCTTCTTTGTGCTGGCCACCCAAAACCCAATCGAGCAGGAAGGCACGTACCCGCTGCCAGAGGCGCAGCTAGACCGCTTTATGTTCAATATTACGCTCGGCTACCCGAGTTACGAATCGGAGCTGCAGATTGTGAAGAACACCACGGGCGTAGCGGTCAATCAACTGCAACGCATCCTACACGCCGACGACATTCTTGCTTTTCAGCAACTGGTGCGCCGCGTGCCGGTGGTAGACAACGTGGTGGAGTATGCCGTGCAGTTGGTGCACAAGACCCGCCCTAATATGCCACGGGCTTCTAACCAGGCAAACCAGTTCCTAGAGTGGGGAGCGGGCCCAAGAGCCTCGCAGCACCTGATTGTAGGCGCCAAGTGCAACGCCATCCTAAACGGCAAGTATAGCCCCGATATTGAGGACGTACAAGCAGTTGCACTACCAATACTGCGCCACCGCATCGTGCGCAACTTCAAAGCCGAAGCCGAAGGCGTATCCGTGGAGCAACTGATCCAGGAGCTTCTTTAA
- a CDS encoding DUF3108 domain-containing protein, which produces MKKFLPVFLILTLVIFGFATKDRMRQVPNESFGTGEVLKYKVHYGPITAAEAVIDISPTLHRINDRMCYKATVYGKTNSFFDLTIRIRDTWQSYIDTAAIVPQRSFRNIEEGNYRKRETVDFDHFRNKAHMEKKKRSKDVEKKTFKVAENVQDIVSGFYYLRTLDYDKMEIGDKTKVKGFFDEENFDMVVEYRGRETVSTKAGDIKAIKLVPRMPKNEMFNGENAITVYLSDDKNKIPVMIQAEMFVGSVKVNLYEYKNLKNKLMIARN; this is translated from the coding sequence ATGAAGAAGTTTTTGCCTGTATTCCTCATACTTACACTTGTGATCTTTGGCTTTGCCACCAAAGACAGGATGCGTCAGGTACCGAACGAAAGTTTTGGCACCGGCGAGGTATTGAAGTATAAAGTACACTACGGACCAATAACGGCGGCCGAGGCCGTGATTGATATATCCCCTACCCTGCACCGCATAAACGACAGAATGTGTTACAAGGCGACAGTGTATGGAAAAACGAACAGCTTTTTTGACCTGACCATTCGCATACGCGACACCTGGCAGTCGTACATCGACACGGCGGCCATTGTGCCTCAGCGCTCTTTCCGCAACATAGAGGAGGGCAACTACCGCAAGCGCGAAACCGTGGACTTTGACCATTTCCGCAACAAAGCGCACATGGAAAAGAAGAAGCGCTCGAAGGACGTGGAAAAGAAGACCTTTAAGGTGGCAGAAAATGTGCAGGACATTGTGAGTGGTTTCTACTACCTCCGCACCCTGGATTATGATAAAATGGAGATCGGTGACAAAACCAAAGTGAAGGGCTTCTTCGACGAAGAAAACTTCGACATGGTGGTTGAGTACAGGGGCCGCGAAACTGTATCCACCAAAGCTGGTGACATAAAAGCAATCAAACTGGTGCCCCGCATGCCGAAGAATGAGATGTTTAACGGAGAGAACGCCATCACGGTGTACTTGTCGGATGACAAGAACAAGATACCGGTGATGATACAGGCAGAGATGTTTGTAGGGTCAGTAAAAGTAAACCTCTACGAATATAAGAATCTCAAAAACAAACTCATGATCGCACGAAACTAA
- a CDS encoding response regulator transcription factor, translating into MQTTSHYKILVVDDDPDIVELLHYNLVREGYDVTTADNGKKAIDVAVQSKPDVILMDVMMPVMDGIAACRQLREMSEFRTTHIIFLTARSEEFSEVAAFEAGADDFINKPIKPRALLSRLAAFTRRDAQEEEKEQVIEVGDLRIDRTSFAVYKGEAKITLPKKEFELLSFLATTPNKVYTREELLNNVWGSDVYVIARTVDVHIRKVREKIGEDNIKTIKGVGYKFNTD; encoded by the coding sequence GTGCAAACCACATCACACTACAAAATACTGGTAGTAGACGACGATCCGGATATCGTAGAGCTGCTGCATTACAACCTGGTCCGGGAGGGCTACGATGTGACCACTGCCGATAATGGCAAGAAAGCGATTGACGTGGCCGTACAGTCCAAGCCGGATGTGATTTTGATGGACGTGATGATGCCGGTGATGGACGGCATAGCCGCCTGCCGCCAACTGCGCGAAATGAGCGAGTTCCGCACCACGCACATCATCTTTCTGACAGCCCGCTCCGAGGAGTTCTCCGAGGTGGCCGCCTTCGAGGCCGGCGCCGACGATTTCATCAACAAGCCCATAAAGCCCCGCGCACTCCTAAGCCGCCTGGCCGCCTTTACCCGCCGCGATGCGCAAGAAGAGGAGAAAGAGCAGGTAATAGAAGTTGGCGACCTGCGCATAGACCGCACCAGCTTTGCCGTGTACAAGGGCGAGGCCAAGATTACGCTCCCAAAAAAGGAGTTCGAGCTGCTTTCGTTCCTGGCCACCACGCCCAACAAAGTATACACCCGCGAAGAACTGCTGAACAACGTATGGGGCAGCGATGTGTATGTTATCGCCCGGACAGTGGATGTGCACATCCGCAAGGTGCGCGAGAAGATTGGCGAAGACAACATCAAAACCATCAAAGGCGTGGGTTATAAGTTCAACACCGACTAA
- a CDS encoding SDR family NAD(P)-dependent oxidoreductase: MGNRLEGKVAIVTGGGSGIGEAISKKFAKEGARVVVAGLHEDPVEDVVSGIQAAGGTAVPFKGDLSSLAIAQSCVELAVKEYGKLDILINNAGTFPETNMLPDFSEEAFDYLLKNNIKTTFAMSKAALPELQKTKGNIVTAGSESGVLGIAQNAPYGGTKGFNHAFTKGLAAEQAQTGVRCNIVAPGPIDTGWTHKETGPMDKQMEKMVTQGTLMGRRGTPEEVANVYLFLASDEASYVTGAVWPVDGGTLIAKGPAGDQAAASMQKQPEGHLNLEHSKDSHTSVRK, from the coding sequence ATGGGAAACAGACTAGAAGGAAAAGTAGCCATCGTGACGGGCGGTGGATCAGGTATAGGCGAAGCCATCAGCAAAAAGTTCGCTAAAGAAGGAGCCAGGGTAGTAGTGGCGGGATTGCACGAAGACCCTGTGGAGGATGTGGTGAGCGGTATTCAGGCGGCAGGCGGCACGGCCGTTCCATTTAAAGGCGACCTGTCTTCGCTGGCGATTGCCCAAAGCTGTGTGGAGCTGGCCGTAAAGGAATACGGAAAGCTGGACATCCTGATTAACAATGCCGGGACTTTCCCGGAGACAAACATGCTGCCGGATTTTTCGGAGGAGGCGTTCGATTACCTGCTGAAGAACAACATCAAGACAACTTTTGCCATGAGCAAGGCCGCGCTGCCGGAGCTCCAGAAGACAAAAGGCAACATTGTAACGGCTGGCTCTGAGTCGGGTGTGCTGGGCATTGCGCAGAATGCGCCCTATGGCGGCACCAAGGGCTTTAACCATGCCTTCACCAAAGGGCTTGCCGCAGAGCAGGCGCAGACCGGCGTGCGGTGCAACATTGTGGCCCCCGGCCCCATAGATACCGGCTGGACGCACAAGGAAACCGGCCCAATGGATAAGCAGATGGAGAAGATGGTGACACAGGGCACCTTGATGGGCCGCCGGGGAACGCCCGAGGAAGTAGCCAATGTGTACCTGTTCTTGGCGTCAGACGAGGCCTCTTATGTGACCGGAGCCGTGTGGCCGGTAGATGGCGGTACACTCATTGCCAAAGGCCCTGCCGGTGACCAGGCAGCAGCAAGTATGCAAAAGCAACCGGAAGGCCACCTGAACCTGGAGCATTCCAAAGACAGCCATACTTCAGTGCGGAAGTAA
- the recA gene encoding recombinase RecA, whose translation MSISNEKLKALQLTMDKLDKTYGKGTVMKLSDNKVEDIPAISTGSLGLDIALGIGGLPRGRVVEIYGPESSGKTTLTLHCIAEAQKKGGMAAFIDAEHAFDRAYAQKLGIDTENLLISQPDNGEQALEIADHLIRSGAIDIIVIDSVAALVPKGELEGDMGDSKMGLQARLMSQALRKLTGTINKTGCTCIFINQLREKIGVMFGNPETTTGGNALKFYASVRLDIRRIGQIKESADNITGNRTRVKVVKNKVAPPFKVVEFDIMYGEGISKVGEILDLGVELGIVNKSGSWFSYNGDKLGQGRDGVKQILLDNPELSEEIEEKIRAIVKGDPEKVAAALDDAAAATAAAE comes from the coding sequence ATGAGCATAAGCAACGAAAAACTGAAGGCCTTGCAGCTGACCATGGACAAGCTCGACAAGACATACGGCAAAGGTACCGTAATGAAGTTGAGCGACAACAAGGTAGAAGATATTCCGGCTATCTCCACTGGTTCGCTGGGCCTGGATATTGCGTTGGGAATCGGCGGTTTGCCGCGTGGCCGTGTCGTAGAGATCTATGGCCCTGAATCATCAGGTAAAACCACACTTACTTTGCACTGCATTGCTGAGGCTCAGAAAAAAGGCGGCATGGCTGCCTTCATCGACGCCGAGCACGCATTCGACAGAGCCTACGCGCAGAAGCTTGGCATTGACACTGAAAACTTATTGATATCACAGCCCGACAACGGGGAGCAGGCACTGGAGATTGCTGACCACCTGATCCGTTCCGGTGCTATAGACATTATTGTGATTGATTCTGTTGCCGCCCTGGTACCGAAAGGCGAATTGGAAGGCGACATGGGTGACAGCAAAATGGGTCTGCAGGCACGTTTGATGTCTCAGGCACTGCGTAAGCTGACGGGTACCATCAACAAAACGGGCTGTACCTGTATCTTTATCAACCAGCTTCGTGAGAAGATCGGTGTGATGTTCGGTAACCCGGAAACAACCACTGGTGGTAACGCCCTTAAATTCTACGCTTCCGTTCGTCTGGATATCCGTCGTATCGGCCAGATTAAGGAGAGCGCAGATAACATTACCGGTAACCGTACCCGTGTGAAGGTAGTGAAGAACAAAGTGGCGCCTCCGTTCAAAGTAGTAGAATTCGACATCATGTATGGCGAGGGCATCTCCAAGGTTGGTGAGATCCTTGACCTTGGCGTAGAATTGGGCATCGTGAACAAGTCCGGCTCCTGGTTCTCCTACAACGGCGACAAGCTGGGCCAGGGACGCGACGGTGTGAAGCAGATATTGCTGGACAACCCGGAACTAAGCGAGGAAATAGAGGAAAAAATCAGAGCCATCGTGAAAGGTGATCCGGAGAAAGTAGCCGCAGCACTGGATGATGCCGCCGCAGCTACTGCCGCTGCCGAGTGA
- a CDS encoding sensor histidine kinase: MNFNSRTLAVLTALAVALVLTAFLALASSFSSQGLLVALIIVFICCFLLIYFSYEALVFREVKNVYSSLEKIKRQDFKKVETKSTFSADPLRKIKEDIFLIAERKQQEIDELKRLQVMRREFLADVSHELKTPIFAAQGFIHTLLDGAMDDPNVRDKFLQKAAKSLDGLDILVQDLISISQFEKGVVKMARRNFDAAQLVREVAEQLEQKASAHEITLHVEVAPDEKIMLYADPNRIRQVFVNLIDNAIKYGRKGGNIWITFDEGRRKYTITVKDDGKGIALEHINRIFERFYRIDKSRARDTSSTGLGLAICKHIIEAHRSFIAVKSELNRGTTLRFKLQKAK, translated from the coding sequence ATGAACTTTAACTCCCGCACACTTGCCGTTCTGACTGCCCTGGCGGTGGCTTTGGTGCTTACTGCCTTTCTGGCGCTGGCTAGCTCCTTCTCTTCGCAGGGGTTGCTGGTGGCGCTTATTATTGTGTTTATCTGCTGCTTTCTGCTCATCTACTTTTCATATGAGGCGCTGGTGTTCCGCGAGGTGAAAAACGTGTACTCCAGCCTGGAGAAGATAAAGCGGCAGGATTTCAAGAAAGTGGAAACCAAGTCTACCTTCTCGGCCGACCCGCTCAGAAAAATCAAAGAAGACATTTTTCTGATTGCCGAGCGTAAGCAGCAGGAGATTGACGAGCTGAAGCGGCTGCAGGTAATGCGTCGCGAGTTCCTGGCAGATGTGTCACATGAGCTCAAGACGCCCATCTTCGCTGCCCAAGGCTTTATCCATACCTTGCTTGATGGCGCCATGGACGACCCCAACGTGCGCGACAAGTTTTTGCAGAAAGCCGCCAAAAGCCTCGACGGCCTTGACATACTGGTGCAGGACCTGATCAGCATCTCGCAGTTTGAGAAAGGCGTGGTGAAGATGGCCCGGCGCAATTTTGATGCGGCCCAACTGGTACGCGAGGTGGCAGAGCAGTTGGAGCAAAAGGCGAGTGCGCACGAGATTACGCTGCATGTAGAGGTGGCCCCTGATGAGAAGATCATGCTATACGCCGACCCGAACCGCATCCGGCAGGTGTTCGTTAACCTGATCGACAATGCTATCAAGTATGGACGAAAGGGCGGCAACATCTGGATCACGTTTGACGAGGGCAGGCGCAAGTATACCATCACAGTAAAGGACGATGGCAAGGGCATTGCCCTGGAGCACATCAACCGCATCTTCGAGCGCTTTTACCGCATTGATAAGAGCCGCGCCCGCGATACGTCCAGCACTGGCCTGGGGCTGGCTATCTGCAAGCACATAATA